Proteins from one Planctomycetota bacterium genomic window:
- a CDS encoding peptidylprolyl isomerase yields MAIIVNGVRIEDEAIREESERMRPAYEKAFADEDHATREARLREWARDNAIERVLLEQAARTDSEPLPPEDVEKAIEAVMQGADGSKTEEKLRADVERHLRVSRLLENVVKDLPEPSDQAVRRYYEEHQKEFMAPERIHAAHIVKHVSASVPPEVAEAELRKARQELDAGADFAETAVKYSGCPENGGDLGWFPRGQMVEEFEHTVWKMKPGGVSDIFATRFGFHIVRLIERKPAAPYALQEVADPIRRHLAARMRDEAIETYLDGLRQEAAIEEA; encoded by the coding sequence ATGGCCATCATCGTCAACGGCGTGCGTATCGAAGACGAGGCGATCCGCGAAGAGAGCGAGCGCATGCGGCCGGCCTACGAGAAGGCGTTCGCCGACGAGGACCACGCCACCCGAGAAGCCCGCCTCCGCGAGTGGGCTCGCGACAACGCCATCGAGCGGGTCCTCCTGGAACAGGCCGCCAGGACCGACTCCGAACCGCTGCCCCCCGAGGACGTCGAAAAGGCGATCGAAGCCGTAATGCAGGGCGCCGATGGGTCAAAAACCGAGGAGAAACTTCGCGCGGACGTCGAACGCCATCTGCGCGTCAGCCGACTCTTGGAGAACGTCGTCAAGGACCTCCCGGAGCCCTCCGACCAGGCCGTACGCCGGTACTATGAGGAGCACCAGAAGGAGTTCATGGCCCCCGAGCGGATTCACGCCGCTCACATCGTCAAACACGTGAGCGCGTCCGTGCCCCCCGAGGTGGCCGAGGCCGAACTGCGGAAGGCCCGGCAGGAACTCGACGCGGGCGCCGACTTCGCCGAGACGGCCGTCAAGTACTCCGGCTGTCCCGAGAACGGCGGCGACCTGGGGTGGTTCCCTCGCGGACAGATGGTCGAGGAGTTCGAGCATACCGTCTGGAAAATGAAGCCGGGCGGCGTGAGCGACATCTTCGCCACGCGGTTCGGCTTTCACATCGTCCGCCTCATCGAACGCAAACCCGCTGCGCCCTACGCCCTCCAGGAGGTTGCCGATCCCATCCGCCGGCACCTCGCCGCCCGGATGCGCGATGAGGCGATCGAGACCTACCTCGACGGCCTGCGCCAAGAGGCCGCGATCGAAGAAGCCTGA